The following proteins come from a genomic window of Miscanthus floridulus cultivar M001 chromosome 2, ASM1932011v1, whole genome shotgun sequence:
- the LOC136535815 gene encoding DNA (cytosine-5)-methyltransferase DRM2-like has product MAHWVSDSDGSDSFEWDSDGNGEEAASFNAAGAGPSALSDANTDDPGPSTRVANGNGKTGPSAYLVQKYMDMGFAKEIVLKAMKDNGDNGADSLVELLLTYQELGNDLEVDNGFASGCVPQTVDDSDDDDILGNWDDEDAGGRSTRVANSGDDSGDEDFLHEMSHKDDKIDSLVKMGFPEDEAALAITRCGLDASISVLVDSIYASQTAGDGYCGNLSDYEDNSYGGINKGRFMDGNKKKRKRYGGQAQGSRGPLDGSADEPMPLPNPMVGFSLPDQWPRPVNRDLPSQAMGPPYFYYENVALAPKGVWTIISRFLYDIQPEFVDSKYFCAAARKRGYIHNLPLDNRSPLLPKPPRTISTAFPRTKRWWPSWDPRQQFNCLQTCVSSAKLLEKIRVTLTNSSDPPPPRVQKLVLEECRKWNLAWVGLNKVAPLEPDEMEFLLGFPKDHTRGISRTERFRSLGNSFQVDTVAYHLSVLKDMYPQGMNVLSLFSGIGGAEVALHRLGIHMKTVISVEKSEVNRTILRSWWDQTQTGTLIEINDVQTLTSERIETYIRRIGCFDLVIGGSPCNNLAGSNRHHRNGLEGEHSSLFFQYVRILESVKSIQRL; this is encoded by the exons ATGGCG CACTGGGTTAGCGACAGTGATGGCAGTGACAGCTTCGAATGGGATAGTGATGGCAATGGGGAGGAGGCAGCGAGCTTTAACGCTGCTGGCGCTGGTCCGTCAGCTCTGTCAGATGCGAACACTGATGATCCAGGTCCATCGACACGG GTTGCTAATGGCAATGGGAAGACTGGGCCATCTGCCTATTTGGTTCAGAAGTATATGGACATGGGTTTCGCAAAAGAGATTGTTCTGAAGGCCATGAAGGACAATG GGGATAATGGAGCAGATTCATTAGTTGAGCTTCTTCTTACTTACCAG GAACTGGGCAATGACCTCGAAGTGGATAACGGCTTTGCTTCTGGTTGTGTCCCCCAAACTGTtgacgatagtgatgatgatgacattcTAGGAAACTgggatgatgaggatgctggtggGAGAAGCACCAGGGTTGCTAACTCTGGTGATGATTCTGGAGACGAG GATTTCTTACATGAGATGTCACATAAGGACGACAAAATTGATTCCTTAGTTAAAATGGGGTTTCCTGAAGACGAGGCTGCACTGGCTATTACTAGATGCG GGCTGGATGCATCTATTTCTGTTCTGGTGGATTCAATATATGCTTCACAGACCGCAGGAGATGGTTACTGTGGCAATTTGTCTGACTATGAG GATAATTCCTATGGAGGGATAAACAAGGGAAGGTTCATGGATGGgaacaaaaaaaagagaaagagatatGGAGGTCAAGCACAGGGAAGTAGAGGCCCATTAGATGGTAGCGCTGATGAACCCATGCCGCTCCCAAATCCAATGGTTGGATTTAGCTTGCCAGATCAGTGGCCAAGACCCGTGAACAGAGATCTACCTTCACAAGCTATGGGTCCACCATACTTCTACTACGAGAATGTTGCTCTTGCTCCAAAAGGTGTCTGGACTATCATATCAAGATTCTTGTATGATATTCAGCCGGAGTTTGTGGACTCGAAGTACTTCTGTGCTGCTGCCAGGAAAAGAGGTTATATACACAATTTGCCACTTGATAACAGGTCACCTCTCCTCCCTAAACCTCCAAGGACAATATCCACAGCATTTCCTCGTACCAAGAGGTGGTGGCCATCATGGGACCCAAGACAACAGTTCAATTGCCTCCAGACTTGTGTGTCTAGTGCAAAACTGTTAGAGAAGATTCGTGTAACCCTTACAAACAGTTCAGATCCACCTCCTCCAAGAGTTCAGAAGTTGGTGTTGGAGGAGTGTAGGAAATGGAATCTCGCTTGGGTTGGCTTAAACAAGGTTGCTCCTCTAGAGCCTGATGAGATGGAGTTTCTACTCGGCTTTCCGAAGGATCACACCAGAGGTATCAGCAGGACAGAGAGGTTTCGATCtctaggaaattcatttcaagttGATACTGTTGCTTACCATCTCTCAGTCCTCAAGGATATGTACCCACAAGGCATGAATGTACTGTCTTTATTCTCTGGTATTGGAGGAGCAGAGGTCGCTCTCCATAGGCTTGGTATACACATGAAGACAGTTATTTCAGTAGAGAAGTCTGAGGTCAATAGGACGATTCTGAGGAGTTGGTGGGATCAGACACAGACCGGTACTTTGATTGAGATCAATGATGTGCAGACACTGACATCTGAGAGGATCGAGACATATATTAGAAGAATTGGCTGCTTTGATCTTGTGATTGGTGGAAGTCCCTGTAACAATCTTGCTGGGAGCAACCGTCACCACAGAAATGGTTTGGAGGGCGAACATTCTTCATTGTTCTTTCAGTATGTTAGGATCTTAGAGTCCGTCAAGTCCATCCAACGTTTGTAG